In Corynebacterium guangdongense, one DNA window encodes the following:
- a CDS encoding ABC transporter transmembrane domain-containing protein → MLWRALTGYRAAFLVTLLGLAVDAGTGVLAGWAIGKSADWVFADGSLRDAVVPAVALALIYGLSWLAAQTTETLVDVAAGRTIHVLRLTLLGRLVSGVTPRSSGEILNTVDADSTQLGMIRYLLDWPLYMVGYLLGSLIVVWPISPWLSLSVLAATLLTVSSAFATARPIARVARRRREAESASIAIATDAAQGSRVIKGLGATDVTRARFDDAAGAALAVMLRDARVSALLNAVRQTVPALATATIIALAGWLAMTGRVSVGQFLTVTVVVPPALISFGQSLGMVTDFWARGLTAAGRIRALSDSIIAPEAATGDPPTLRPGLTVWSATTAAGLREAERRIAALAAGDDVLAPPHRVNVFEGTLADNVAARAPRSRAHLHASLDAAACEDILVRLRDGGADDWGLPTTAIGESGLNLSGGQRQRVALARALAADPEVLILDEPTTGLDAVTADEVARRVAALRAGRTTVVVSTSRPWRSAAERVEELS, encoded by the coding sequence GTGCTCTGGCGCGCCCTGACGGGCTACCGGGCCGCGTTCCTCGTCACCCTGCTCGGCCTGGCCGTCGACGCCGGGACCGGGGTGCTCGCCGGCTGGGCGATCGGCAAGTCCGCGGACTGGGTCTTCGCCGACGGCTCACTCCGCGACGCCGTCGTGCCCGCGGTCGCCCTCGCCCTCATCTACGGCCTCAGCTGGCTCGCCGCGCAGACCACCGAGACACTCGTCGACGTCGCCGCCGGCCGCACGATCCACGTGCTGCGCCTGACCCTGCTCGGCCGGCTGGTCTCGGGGGTCACCCCGCGCAGCTCCGGGGAAATCCTCAACACCGTCGACGCCGACTCCACCCAGCTGGGCATGATCCGTTATCTGCTGGACTGGCCGCTGTACATGGTCGGCTACCTCCTCGGCTCGCTCATCGTCGTCTGGCCGATATCCCCGTGGCTCTCACTGTCGGTGCTGGCCGCGACGCTGCTGACCGTCTCCTCCGCCTTCGCCACCGCCCGGCCCATCGCCCGTGTCGCGCGCCGGCGCCGCGAGGCCGAGTCCGCCTCCATCGCCATCGCCACCGACGCCGCCCAGGGCTCGCGCGTGATCAAGGGCCTGGGCGCCACCGACGTCACCCGCGCCCGCTTCGACGACGCCGCGGGCGCCGCGCTCGCCGTCATGCTTCGCGACGCCCGCGTCTCCGCCCTGCTCAACGCCGTCCGCCAGACCGTCCCCGCGCTGGCCACCGCCACGATCATCGCGCTGGCCGGCTGGCTGGCCATGACCGGGCGGGTCAGCGTCGGTCAGTTTCTCACCGTCACGGTCGTCGTCCCGCCCGCGCTGATCTCCTTCGGGCAGTCGCTGGGCATGGTCACCGACTTCTGGGCCCGCGGGCTCACCGCCGCCGGGCGCATCCGGGCCCTCAGCGACTCCATCATCGCGCCGGAGGCCGCCACCGGTGACCCGCCGACGCTGCGGCCCGGCCTCACCGTGTGGTCCGCCACCACCGCCGCCGGACTGCGCGAGGCCGAACGACGGATCGCGGCGCTGGCCGCCGGCGACGACGTCCTCGCCCCGCCCCACCGGGTCAACGTCTTCGAGGGCACCCTGGCCGACAACGTCGCCGCGCGTGCCCCCCGCTCCCGCGCGCACCTGCACGCCTCCCTGGACGCAGCCGCCTGTGAGGACATCCTCGTTCGCCTGCGCGACGGGGGCGCCGACGACTGGGGCCTGCCCACCACCGCCATCGGGGAATCCGGGCTCAACCTCTCCGGCGGGCAGCGCCAGCGCGTGGCCCTTGCCCGCGCGCTGGCCGCCGACCCGGAGGTGCTGATCCTCGATGAACCGACCACCGGGCTGGACGCGGTCACCGCCGATGAGGTGGCCCGTCGCGTCGCGGCGCTGCGGGCGGGGCGCACGACCGTGGTCGTCTCGACGTCGCGGCCGTGGCGTTCGGCCGCCGAGCGGGTGGAGGAGCTGTCATGA
- a CDS encoding Maf family protein: MRIVLASQSPSRLGILRSGGIEPHVHPAHVDEDALLAGLADAPATAVATLAAAKARAVAADHPDDVVIGADSMLLLDGELQGKPHTVDATVARWKAQAGKTAHLLTGHCIIFGDRAVQDTASTAVTFADVPDADIEAYARSGEPLECAGAFTLEALGGWFIDRIEGDPSSVIGLSMPLVRRALYSFGLNVSDFWA, encoded by the coding sequence ATGCGCATCGTGCTCGCCTCCCAGTCGCCCTCGCGGCTGGGAATTCTGCGTTCCGGGGGCATCGAGCCCCACGTCCACCCCGCCCACGTCGACGAGGACGCGCTGCTGGCCGGGCTCGCCGACGCCCCCGCGACCGCCGTCGCCACCCTCGCCGCCGCCAAGGCCCGGGCAGTCGCCGCCGACCACCCCGACGACGTCGTCATCGGCGCCGACTCCATGCTCCTGCTCGACGGCGAACTCCAGGGCAAACCCCACACCGTCGACGCCACCGTCGCCCGGTGGAAGGCGCAGGCCGGTAAGACGGCGCACCTGCTGACCGGGCACTGCATCATCTTCGGCGACCGGGCCGTGCAGGACACCGCCAGCACCGCCGTGACCTTCGCCGACGTCCCGGACGCGGACATCGAGGCCTACGCGCGCTCCGGGGAACCGCTCGAGTGCGCCGGAGCATTCACCCTGGAGGCGCTCGGCGGCTGGTTCATCGACCGCATCGAGGGCGACCCCTCCAGCGTCATCGGCCTGTCCATGCCGCTCGTGCGCCGGGCGCTCTACTCCTTCGGGCTCAACGTCTCCGACTTCTGGGCGTAA
- a CDS encoding acyl-CoA carboxylase subunit epsilon has protein sequence MTVSTEAPLFTVVKGNPTDDEVAALTAVFTQLIAAAAPAEDKERNLWGRPADRLQRHTVYNPSAFRSVTFY, from the coding sequence ATGACTGTCAGCACTGAGGCCCCGCTGTTCACCGTCGTCAAGGGCAACCCGACCGACGACGAGGTCGCGGCCCTCACCGCCGTGTTCACCCAGCTCATCGCCGCGGCCGCCCCGGCCGAGGACAAGGAGCGCAACCTGTGGGGCCGCCCGGCGGACCGCCTGCAGCGACACACGGTCTACAACCCCTCCGCCTTCCGCTCGGTGACCTTCTACTGA
- a CDS encoding acyl-CoA carboxylase subunit beta: protein MTQAKPDLKTTVGKLQDLRNRLTEAAQPMGAEAIEATHAAGRLTARETLLALLDEGSFVETDALARHRATDFKMERTRPATDGVVTGYGTVEGRRVVAYAIDETVFEAALGEVYAEKILKLYDLAAKSGVPIVAFLAGTGPRLKEGVVTLSMFAKIVNAAADASGLVPQISVINGETSGLHAVLANLADLVIASDARAHLVAEPADFPVVTRAVLGHLPLNNMAEAPRTETPEKPAGIDLNTIIPDEGDYDVRALLGELVDGGLLEVRAQAGAGVITGFARIGGRAVGVVATDPAAQLDAESATKAARFIRTADSFNLPILQVVDTDGFPAGDEESLRAAAQLAYANAEASVGKLTLITRRAYGSGYVLFGAKDTGADLVWAWPTAEVAVDSAENVAAALGTDAEKYAAEHLNPYRAAERGLVDAVIEPADTRTFIIDGLGLTERKVVARRPRKHGNIAL, encoded by the coding sequence ATGACACAGGCCAAACCCGATCTGAAGACCACCGTCGGCAAGCTGCAGGATCTGCGCAACCGCCTCACCGAAGCCGCGCAGCCCATGGGCGCCGAGGCGATTGAGGCCACCCACGCCGCGGGACGTCTGACTGCCCGGGAGACCCTGCTCGCACTGCTGGACGAGGGTTCCTTCGTTGAAACCGACGCCCTGGCCCGCCACCGCGCCACCGACTTCAAGATGGAGCGCACCCGGCCGGCCACCGACGGCGTCGTCACCGGTTACGGCACCGTCGAGGGCCGCCGCGTCGTCGCCTACGCGATCGACGAGACGGTCTTCGAGGCCGCCCTGGGCGAGGTCTACGCCGAGAAGATCCTCAAGCTCTACGACCTGGCGGCCAAGAGCGGTGTGCCGATCGTGGCCTTCCTCGCCGGCACCGGCCCGCGCCTGAAGGAGGGCGTGGTCACCCTGTCGATGTTCGCCAAGATCGTCAACGCCGCCGCCGACGCCTCCGGCCTCGTCCCGCAGATCTCCGTCATCAACGGGGAAACCTCCGGCCTCCACGCGGTGCTGGCCAACCTCGCCGACCTCGTCATCGCCTCCGACGCCCGGGCCCACCTGGTCGCCGAGCCGGCCGACTTCCCGGTCGTCACCCGCGCCGTCCTCGGCCACCTCCCGCTCAACAACATGGCCGAGGCCCCGCGCACGGAGACCCCGGAGAAGCCGGCCGGCATCGACCTGAACACCATCATCCCGGACGAGGGCGACTACGACGTCCGCGCCCTGCTCGGCGAGCTCGTCGACGGCGGGCTCCTCGAGGTCCGGGCCCAGGCCGGCGCCGGCGTCATCACCGGCTTCGCCCGCATCGGCGGCCGTGCCGTGGGTGTGGTCGCCACCGACCCGGCCGCGCAGCTGGACGCGGAGTCGGCCACCAAGGCGGCCCGCTTCATCCGCACCGCCGACTCCTTCAACCTGCCCATCCTCCAGGTCGTCGACACCGACGGCTTCCCCGCCGGGGACGAGGAGAGCCTGCGCGCCGCTGCCCAGCTGGCATACGCCAACGCCGAGGCCAGCGTCGGCAAGCTCACGCTCATCACCCGGAGGGCCTACGGCTCCGGCTACGTCCTCTTCGGCGCCAAGGACACCGGCGCCGACCTCGTGTGGGCGTGGCCGACCGCCGAGGTCGCCGTCGACTCCGCGGAGAACGTCGCCGCCGCCCTGGGCACCGACGCGGAGAAGTACGCCGCCGAGCATCTCAACCCCTACCGCGCCGCCGAGCGCGGCCTGGTCGACGCCGTCATCGAGCCGGCCGACACCCGCACCTTCATCATCGACGGGCTCGGCCTGACCGAACGCAAGGTCGTCGCCCGCCGCCCCCGCAAGCATGGCAACATCGCCCTCTAA
- a CDS encoding acyl-CoA carboxylase subunit beta, translating to MSDTATTADKIADLKKRRAEATYPMGEKAVEKVHSQNRLTARERLDYLLDEGSFVETDMLARHRTTDFNMGAKRPATDGVVTGWGTIDGREVCIFSQDGTVFGGALGEVYGEKMIKIMELAVTTGRPLIGLYEGAGARIQDGAVSLDMIARTFWHNINASGVVPQISVIMGASAGGNAYSPALTDFVVMVDKTSKMFVTGPDVIKTVTGEEITQEELGGAMTHMVTAGNAHYVAETDEEALDWVTDLVAYLPSNNRTYAPAEPFDAEEGSVGDNLTADDLKLDEIIPDSPTQPYDVREVIESLTDDGEYMEIQAQRAENVVIAFGRIEGQSVGFIANQPMVFAGCLDIDSSEKAARFIRTCDAFNVPIVMLVDVPGFLPGASQEYGGILRRGAKLLYAYGEATVPKITVTMRKAYGGAYCVMGSKGLGADVNLAWPTAQIAVMGASGAVGFIYRKDLAQAKEKGLDVAELQASFEREYEDHMLNPYAAAERGLIDAVILPSETRGLIARNLRLYKDKNVTRPARKHGNIPL from the coding sequence ATGTCCGACACCGCGACCACGGCCGACAAGATCGCCGACCTCAAGAAGCGTCGCGCCGAAGCGACCTACCCGATGGGCGAGAAGGCGGTGGAGAAGGTCCACTCCCAGAACCGCCTCACCGCACGCGAGCGTCTGGACTACCTCCTCGACGAAGGCTCCTTCGTCGAGACCGACATGCTCGCCCGCCACCGCACCACCGACTTCAACATGGGCGCCAAGCGTCCGGCCACCGACGGCGTCGTCACCGGCTGGGGCACCATCGACGGCCGTGAGGTCTGCATCTTCTCCCAGGACGGCACCGTCTTCGGTGGCGCCCTCGGCGAGGTCTACGGCGAGAAGATGATCAAGATCATGGAGCTGGCCGTGACCACCGGCCGCCCCCTCATCGGCCTCTACGAGGGCGCCGGCGCCCGCATCCAGGACGGCGCCGTCTCCCTGGACATGATCGCCCGCACCTTCTGGCACAACATCAACGCCTCCGGCGTCGTCCCGCAGATCTCCGTGATCATGGGCGCCTCCGCCGGCGGCAACGCCTACTCCCCGGCCCTGACCGACTTCGTCGTCATGGTCGACAAGACCTCCAAGATGTTCGTCACCGGCCCCGACGTGATCAAGACCGTCACCGGCGAGGAGATCACCCAGGAAGAGCTGGGCGGCGCGATGACCCACATGGTCACCGCCGGCAACGCCCACTACGTCGCCGAGACCGACGAGGAGGCCCTCGACTGGGTCACCGACCTGGTCGCCTACCTGCCCTCCAACAACCGCACCTACGCCCCGGCCGAGCCCTTCGACGCCGAGGAAGGCTCCGTCGGCGACAACCTCACCGCCGACGACCTCAAGCTCGACGAGATCATCCCGGACTCCCCGACCCAGCCCTACGACGTTCGCGAGGTCATCGAGTCGCTCACCGACGACGGCGAGTACATGGAGATCCAGGCCCAGCGCGCCGAGAACGTCGTCATCGCCTTCGGCCGCATCGAGGGCCAGTCCGTCGGCTTCATCGCCAACCAGCCGATGGTCTTCGCCGGCTGCCTGGACATCGACTCCTCCGAGAAGGCCGCCCGCTTCATCCGCACCTGCGACGCCTTCAACGTCCCGATCGTCATGCTCGTCGACGTCCCGGGCTTCCTGCCGGGCGCGTCCCAGGAGTACGGCGGCATCCTGCGCCGCGGCGCCAAGCTCCTCTACGCCTACGGTGAGGCCACCGTCCCGAAGATCACCGTCACCATGCGCAAGGCCTACGGCGGCGCCTACTGCGTGATGGGCTCCAAGGGCCTGGGCGCCGACGTCAACCTGGCGTGGCCGACCGCCCAGATCGCCGTCATGGGCGCCTCCGGCGCCGTCGGCTTCATCTACCGCAAGGACCTGGCCCAGGCCAAGGAGAAGGGCCTCGACGTCGCCGAGCTGCAGGCCTCCTTCGAGCGCGAGTACGAGGACCACATGCTCAACCCCTACGCCGCCGCCGAGCGCGGGCTCATCGACGCGGTCATCCTCCCCTCGGAGACCCGCGGCCTGATCGCCCGCAACCTGCGCCTGTACAAGGACAAGAACGTCACCCGCCCGGCCCGCAAGCACGGCAACATTCCGCTCTAA
- a CDS encoding biotin--[acetyl-CoA-carboxylase] ligase has translation MSFEELYSRVVRVDDTGSTNADLLADDSAPHGALLIADHQTAGRGRLGRTWTAPAGTQLIFSTLLVVPQHDLERLGTLTLAAGLALTDVIDTATLKWPNDVLIDGRKLCGILAEAAPAADGSYRVVIGVGLNHLLTREQLPVAHATSLALEGVDLARAELEEQLFSALARRLRQWRDNDPALMADYRAVCSSIGQRVRLQAPTGDVLGVVDTVADDGRILIDGAAYSAGDVTHLRLA, from the coding sequence ATGAGCTTCGAGGAACTGTACAGCCGCGTAGTCCGGGTCGACGACACCGGCTCCACCAACGCCGACCTGCTCGCCGACGACTCCGCCCCGCACGGCGCCCTCCTCATCGCCGACCACCAGACCGCCGGCCGCGGCCGCCTCGGCCGCACGTGGACCGCGCCGGCCGGCACCCAGCTGATCTTCTCCACCCTCCTCGTCGTGCCTCAGCACGACCTCGAGCGGCTCGGCACCCTCACCCTGGCCGCCGGCCTCGCCCTGACCGACGTCATCGACACCGCCACCCTCAAATGGCCCAACGACGTCCTCATCGACGGCAGGAAGCTCTGCGGCATCCTAGCCGAGGCCGCCCCCGCCGCCGACGGCTCCTACCGGGTGGTCATCGGCGTCGGCCTCAACCACCTGCTCACCCGCGAGCAGCTGCCCGTCGCCCACGCGACCTCACTCGCCCTGGAGGGCGTCGACCTGGCGCGCGCCGAACTGGAGGAGCAGCTCTTCAGCGCACTGGCCCGGCGCCTGCGCCAGTGGCGGGACAACGACCCGGCCCTGATGGCGGACTACCGCGCGGTGTGCTCCTCCATCGGCCAGCGTGTGCGCCTGCAGGCGCCGACGGGCGACGTCCTCGGTGTCGTCGACACCGTCGCCGACGACGGGCGCATCCTCATCGACGGCGCGGCGTATTCGGCGGGCGACGTCACCCACCTCCGTCTGGCTTGA
- a CDS encoding PH domain-containing protein: MGMMSMSRGEVVRADFSAPAHTLFFPFLELLLITALCWMAVGFMDQPGSAWDVNLRNGLVGLWVALSFWRFGLPVIRARRRRFIVTNQRVIARAGTLRPRVDSIPFHQIHSVRRRRGGISIAVYGYDRPIFFGNVPKARRVEQMIGKSLHRVPVRQ, from the coding sequence ATGGGAATGATGAGCATGAGCAGGGGAGAGGTCGTCCGCGCGGACTTCAGCGCCCCCGCGCACACCCTGTTCTTCCCGTTCCTGGAACTGCTCCTCATCACCGCCCTGTGCTGGATGGCCGTCGGCTTCATGGACCAGCCCGGCTCCGCGTGGGACGTCAACCTGCGCAACGGCCTCGTCGGCCTGTGGGTGGCGCTGTCCTTCTGGCGCTTCGGGCTGCCGGTGATCCGCGCGCGCCGACGCCGCTTCATCGTCACCAACCAGCGCGTCATCGCCCGCGCCGGCACCCTGCGCCCCCGGGTGGACTCCATCCCCTTCCACCAGATTCACTCGGTGCGCCGCCGACGCGGGGGCATCTCCATCGCCGTGTACGGCTACGACCGGCCGATCTTCTTCGGGAACGTGCCCAAGGCCAGGCGCGTCGAGCAGATGATCGGGAAATCGCTGCACCGGGTGCCCGTGCGCCAGTAA
- a CDS encoding MFS transporter: MTTTATRNRTEERRVLGATLIGTTVEWYDFLIYANAAAIIFAAQYFGPLGENSPQLAQILSYASIGISFFFRPLGAILAGWVGDRYGRRMVLMLTLGLMGVATTLMGLLPTYSSIGIAAPLLLVLLRILQGLSAGGEWGGAALMAVEHAPAHRRGLFGSYPQLGVPLGMLLATGVLLGVSSALSEEQFTAWGWRVPFLVSFLLIFIGFYIRRRVAESPVFTQLEQTKVRASAPVSRLLREHPGAVVRAAALFVGNNGAGYMIVGGFILGYGTSTLGLDRSFMLLIVSVGALCYLFTTLLGGWLSDVLGRRATYLIGYAALFVWLMPTFLLLQTAQPWLMVLSVAGLSVGLGLTYGPQSAAYSEMFPSHVRLSGVSIAYAIGAILGGAFAPMIAQLLVGRTGWIGSVGVYLMVLAAISFVAAVGMRESRGVPLTPVEEEAARQATTVPA; encoded by the coding sequence TTGACGACGACCGCCACCAGGAACCGCACCGAAGAACGTCGCGTCCTCGGAGCCACATTGATAGGCACGACGGTGGAGTGGTATGACTTCCTCATCTACGCCAACGCCGCCGCCATCATCTTCGCCGCGCAGTACTTCGGCCCGCTGGGGGAGAACAGCCCCCAGCTGGCGCAGATCCTCTCCTACGCCTCCATCGGCATCTCCTTCTTCTTCCGCCCGCTCGGCGCGATCCTCGCCGGCTGGGTCGGCGACCGCTACGGCCGCCGCATGGTCCTCATGCTCACCCTCGGGCTGATGGGCGTGGCCACCACGCTAATGGGCCTGCTGCCGACCTACAGCTCGATCGGCATCGCCGCCCCCCTCCTCCTGGTGCTGCTGCGGATCCTGCAGGGGCTCTCGGCCGGCGGGGAATGGGGTGGCGCCGCGCTCATGGCCGTCGAACACGCTCCGGCGCATCGCCGCGGACTCTTCGGCTCCTACCCCCAGCTCGGCGTCCCGCTGGGCATGCTGCTGGCCACCGGCGTCCTGCTGGGCGTCTCCTCGGCGCTCAGCGAGGAACAGTTCACCGCCTGGGGCTGGCGCGTTCCCTTCCTGGTCAGCTTCCTGCTCATCTTCATCGGCTTCTACATCCGGCGTCGGGTCGCGGAGTCCCCGGTCTTCACGCAGCTGGAGCAGACCAAGGTCCGTGCCAGCGCCCCGGTCAGCCGGCTGCTGCGGGAGCATCCCGGCGCGGTGGTGCGTGCCGCGGCGCTCTTCGTGGGCAACAACGGCGCCGGCTACATGATCGTCGGCGGCTTCATCCTCGGCTACGGCACCTCGACGCTGGGCCTGGACCGCAGCTTCATGCTGCTGATCGTCTCCGTCGGCGCCCTGTGCTACCTCTTCACCACCCTGCTCGGGGGTTGGCTCTCGGACGTCCTCGGCCGCCGGGCCACCTACCTCATCGGTTACGCCGCGTTGTTCGTCTGGCTGATGCCGACGTTCCTGCTGCTCCAGACCGCCCAGCCGTGGCTCATGGTGCTCTCCGTCGCGGGCCTGTCCGTCGGGCTCGGCCTGACCTACGGTCCGCAGTCCGCGGCCTACTCCGAGATGTTCCCCTCCCACGTCCGCCTGTCGGGCGTGTCCATCGCCTACGCCATCGGCGCGATCCTCGGCGGGGCCTTCGCCCCGATGATCGCCCAGCTGCTGGTCGGCCGGACCGGCTGGATCGGTTCCGTCGGCGTCTACCTCATGGTCCTGGCCGCCATCTCCTTCGTCGCCGCGGTGGGGATGCGCGAGTCCCGCGGCGTGCCGCTGACCCCGGTTGAGGAGGAGGCCGCGCGGCAGGCGACGACCGTGCCGGCGTAG
- a CDS encoding 5-(carboxyamino)imidazole ribonucleotide synthase yields MNTAAAHPAHAPGMDVVTVIGDGQLARMMQTAAIELGQSIRLLAGAEDSSAAQVCADVLIGDYTDYDDLLRAVEGASAVTFDHEHVPNEHLQALIDAGVNVQPVPSALVHAQDKLIMRTRLKEIGAPVPEFAEITSVDDAARFYELVDGAVCLKARRGGYDGHGVWFPKSAEELQETVTDLLAKDVPLMAERKLAFDRELSAMVARTPSGEVAPWPVVESVQSDGICVETIAPAPGLSPRLAGQAAEVAGQIATELGVTGDLAVELFQVGEEIFVNELAMRPHNTGHWTQDGSTTSQFEQHLRAVLDYPLGATDMTAPVTVMANTLGAATNPEMPVMDRVRGVLRRFPHAKIHLYGKEYRAGRKLGHVNVSGRDVEATRREAQLAAHYITDAVWADGFIES; encoded by the coding sequence GTGAATACAGCAGCAGCCCACCCCGCCCACGCGCCCGGCATGGACGTCGTCACCGTCATCGGTGACGGTCAGCTGGCCCGCATGATGCAGACCGCCGCCATCGAACTCGGTCAGTCCATCCGCCTCCTGGCCGGCGCCGAGGACTCCTCCGCCGCGCAGGTCTGCGCGGACGTCCTGATCGGCGACTACACCGACTACGACGATCTCCTCCGCGCCGTCGAGGGCGCCTCCGCCGTCACCTTCGACCACGAGCACGTGCCCAACGAGCACCTGCAGGCGCTCATCGACGCCGGCGTCAACGTCCAGCCCGTGCCCTCCGCCCTGGTGCACGCGCAGGACAAGCTCATCATGCGCACCAGGCTCAAGGAGATCGGCGCCCCGGTCCCGGAGTTCGCGGAAATCACCTCCGTCGACGACGCCGCACGCTTCTACGAGCTCGTCGACGGCGCCGTCTGCCTCAAGGCCCGCCGCGGCGGCTACGACGGCCACGGCGTCTGGTTCCCCAAGTCCGCCGAGGAACTCCAGGAGACCGTCACCGACCTGCTGGCCAAGGACGTCCCGCTGATGGCCGAGCGCAAGCTCGCCTTCGACCGCGAACTCTCCGCCATGGTCGCGCGCACCCCCTCCGGCGAGGTCGCCCCCTGGCCGGTCGTGGAGTCCGTCCAGTCCGACGGGATCTGCGTTGAGACCATCGCCCCCGCGCCGGGCCTGAGCCCGCGCCTGGCCGGCCAGGCCGCCGAGGTCGCCGGACAGATCGCCACCGAACTGGGCGTCACCGGCGACCTCGCCGTCGAGCTCTTCCAGGTCGGCGAGGAGATCTTCGTCAACGAGCTGGCCATGCGCCCGCACAACACCGGCCACTGGACCCAGGACGGCTCGACCACCAGCCAGTTCGAGCAGCACCTGCGCGCCGTCCTCGACTACCCGCTCGGCGCCACCGACATGACCGCCCCGGTCACCGTCATGGCCAACACCCTCGGCGCCGCCACCAACCCGGAGATGCCGGTCATGGACCGCGTCCGGGGTGTGCTGCGCCGCTTCCCGCACGCCAAGATCCACCTCTACGGCAAGGAGTACCGCGCCGGACGCAAGCTCGGCCACGTCAACGTCTCGGGCCGCGACGTGGAGGCGACGCGTCGGGAAGCGCAGTTGGCGGCCCACTACATCACCGACGCCGTCTGGGCCGACGGTTTCATCGAGAGCTAA
- the purE gene encoding 5-(carboxyamino)imidazole ribonucleotide mutase, with the protein MAAPLVGLIMGSDSDWDTVEPAAEVLAEFEIPFEVGVVSAHRTPEKMLNYATSARERGLKVIIACAGGAAHLPGMVAAATPLPVIGVPRALKDLDGMDSLLSIVQMPAGVPVATVSIGGAKNAGLLAAQILGTGDDALMQKMADYQADLAAQVEKKDRALRQRLLGE; encoded by the coding sequence ATGGCAGCACCACTTGTCGGGCTCATCATGGGTTCGGACTCCGACTGGGACACCGTCGAGCCGGCCGCGGAGGTCCTCGCCGAGTTCGAGATTCCCTTCGAGGTGGGCGTGGTCAGCGCGCACCGCACCCCGGAGAAGATGCTCAACTACGCCACCAGCGCCCGTGAGCGCGGCCTCAAGGTGATCATCGCCTGCGCCGGCGGCGCCGCGCACCTGCCGGGCATGGTCGCCGCGGCCACCCCGCTGCCGGTCATCGGCGTCCCGCGCGCCCTGAAGGACCTGGACGGGATGGACTCCCTGCTGTCGATCGTGCAGATGCCGGCCGGCGTGCCCGTCGCGACCGTCTCCATCGGCGGCGCGAAGAACGCGGGCCTGCTGGCCGCGCAGATCCTCGGCACCGGCGACGACGCCCTGATGCAGAAGATGGCCGACTACCAGGCCGACCTGGCGGCGCAGGTGGAGAAGAAGGACCGCGCGCTGCGCCAGCGGCTGCTGGGGGAGTAG
- a CDS encoding DUF1998 domain-containing protein gives MERHSLGHNYQTDISTITAPTYPQKHFAHWRPALYALIEAASEILEINRDDLNGTMATYNGQPTMVLFDTVPGGAGISRKVWERFPEVLEAALARVSDCECGEDTSCYACLRSFNNQRFHEELRRDRAVELLEHMRTAVAVTPTTAGPR, from the coding sequence CTGGAACGACACTCTCTCGGTCACAATTATCAGACGGACATCTCGACCATCACGGCGCCCACCTATCCGCAGAAGCACTTCGCTCATTGGCGTCCCGCCCTCTACGCGCTGATTGAGGCGGCGTCGGAGATCCTCGAGATCAACCGGGACGATCTCAACGGCACCATGGCGACTTACAACGGACAGCCGACCATGGTTCTCTTCGACACCGTTCCCGGTGGCGCGGGTATCAGCCGAAAGGTGTGGGAGCGCTTCCCCGAGGTCCTTGAGGCCGCGTTGGCACGCGTCTCCGACTGTGAGTGCGGAGAGGACACGTCGTGCTACGCCTGCCTCCGCTCCTTCAATAACCAGCGCTTCCATGAGGAATTGCGCAGAGACAGAGCAGTAGAGCTGCTGGAGCACATGCGGACGGCCGTGGCCGTCACCCCGACGACGGCAGGCCCCCGATAG